A window from Leguminivora glycinivorella isolate SPB_JAAS2020 chromosome 16, LegGlyc_1.1, whole genome shotgun sequence encodes these proteins:
- the LOC125234419 gene encoding 3-hydroxyisobutyryl-CoA hydrolase, mitochondrial-like, with translation MKTNVQAPKILFEKLGTAGVVTFNRPKFNPVNYSVSAQLHHALASWERSCSRVLFKGAGGNFSAGGDFKWLLSSDREPTKYAYMSSESNNKYRISQNRIPYVAFMDGAVLGVALMLVAHAKYRVVTERTVVAMPEARFGWLSSGPHFLPKLDNHLGFFMSMTGKLLKSKDVMLAGMATHFVPSARLQELELELISCNVEDIETRLNSFSEPIGEFTLAPHIKDIDYCFSADTVEEIIERLSKMDCEWSKEVLEMMAPLCPTMLKVTLKVMRLGKTLDLKNALRMTYRVLSRCVGSYNAQEGLRALLAGEADHPNWQPRRLEEVTDVMVDKYFEPLPEGEELRLYDD, from the coding sequence ATGAAAACAAATGTGCAAGCACCAAAAATACTATTCGAGAAACTGGGCACCGCCGGCGTCGTCACATTCAATCGGCCGAAATTCAATCCTGTGAACTACAGCGTGTCGGCGCAGCTGCACCACGCCCTCGCCTCCTGGGAGAGGAGCTGCTCGAGAGTACTCTTCAAGGGCGCCGGGGGGAACTTCAGCGCTGGAGGGGATTTCAAATGGCTTCTATCTTCTGATCGAGAACCAACCAAGTATGCTTATATGAGTTCAGAATCCAACAACAAATATCGGATATCTCAGAACAGGATTCCGTACGTAGCTTTTATGGACGGTGCAGTGCTAGGTGTCGCCCTAATGTTAGTCGCCCACGCCAAGTACAGAGTGGTCACGGAGCGGACGGTTGTCGCCATGCCTGAAGCTCGCTTCGGTTGGTTATCAAGCGGCCCACATTTTTTACCGAAATTGGACAATCATTTAGGATTCTTCATGTCTATGACTGGTAAACTCTTGAAAAGTAAAGACGTAATGCTAGCTGGCATGGCGACCCACTTTGTTCCCAGTGCTCGCCTACAAGAGCTCGAACTTGAACTCATTAGCTGTAATGTTGAGGATATAGAAACTCGTTTAAATTCATTCAGTGAGCCGATAGGAGAATTTACTCTAGCTCCTCATATAAAAGATATAGACTACTGCTTTTCTGCAGATACTGTTGAAGAAATCATCGAAAGACTGTCAAAGATGGACTGCGAATGGTCTAAAGAGGTTTTAGAGATGATGGCCCCGTTATGCCCGACCATGCTTAAAGTTACCCTTAAGGTGATGCGACTCGGGAAGACCCTCGATCTGAAGAATGCTCTGCGGATGACATACCGGGTGTTGTCCCGCTGTGTAGGGAGCTACAACGCACAAGAGGGTCTGAGGGCACTGCTGGCCGGTGAAGCTGACCATCCGAACTGGCAGCCGAGAAGACTGGAGGAAGTGACAGATGTTATGGTGGACAAATATTTTGAACCTCTGCCGGAAGGAGAAGAACTTAGGCTTTATGAcgattaa